One genomic region from Entelurus aequoreus isolate RoL-2023_Sb linkage group LG14, RoL_Eaeq_v1.1, whole genome shotgun sequence encodes:
- the LOC133665480 gene encoding thymocyte selection-associated high mobility group box protein TOX-like, with product MGDEDYNFAPITPPHLPDHMLPPHLPQDSPTGPYGSLDGPAHSAPHHPYQLQGMNVPRMPRSQDGATMLNQDGGTFSPDGAAMTSTLSVMQQMVNSDSRFTSSQQPIQAALGPRSQSGAGQLATINQSQLTHNSPSPPGSTSATPSPSSSPHQDDHDDNLRGEKRPAAFDMSKKAKTPKKKKRKDPNEPVKPVSAYALFFRDTQANIKAQNPNATFGEVSKIVASMWDGLGEEQKQEYKKRTETAKKEYLKQLAAYRASLVSQSYNDPSEMKPASSSSSIYTSKSPVYAGQHQHPNMYMPYPHHSTHLPQMHTLSTRGSVPRPTLSLGGSTPPHQVSPPLHSQTHLGGMQHQHQQHSMAMTHPPAITQAYSLQSEYQPMMNRGAMMSSPVDYQQLGPHHHPSLDWSAHYHGNGTPQPDKTLYLT from the exons ATGGGTGACGAGGACTACAACTTTGCACCCATCACTCCCCCTCACCTGCCGGACCACATGCTGCCCCCTCACCTGCCCCAGGACTCCCCCACTGGACCCTATGGCTCTCTGGACGGGCCGGCCCACTCGGCCCCCCACCATCCCTACCAGCTGCAGGGCATGAATGTCCCCAGAATGCCCCGCAGTCAGGATGGCGCCACCATGCTCAACCAAGATGGCGGCACCTTCAGCCCCGACGGTGCGGCCATGACCAGCACTCTGTCGGTG ATGCAGCAGATGGTCAACTCCGACTCTCGCTTCACCAGCAGCCAGCAGCCCATACAAGCTGCCCTGGGACCCAGGAGCCAATCAGGAGCCGGCCAGCTGGCCACCATCAACCAATCCCAGCTGACCCAcaattctccttctcctcctgggAGCACATCTGCCACACCCTCACCTTCCAGCTCACCACACCAGGACGACCACGATGACAACCTCAGG GGCGAGAAGCGGCCTGCAGCCTTCGACATGTCCAAGAAAGCCAAGACGCCCAAGAAGAAGAAGCGGAAGGACCCCAATGAGCCGGTGAAGCCGGTCTCTGCCTACGCTTTGTTCTTCAGGGACACCCAAGCCAACATCAAGGCCCAGAACCCCAACGCCACCTTTGGGGAGGTCTCCAAGATTGTGGCCTCCATGTGGGACGGCCTGGGAGAGGAACAGAAGCAG GAGTACAAGAAGAGGACAGAGACTGCCAAGAAGGAGTACCTGAAGCAACTGGCTGCCTACAGGGCCAGTCTGGTCTCTCAG AGTTACAACGATCCATCTGAGATGAAGccggcctcctcctcctcctccatctaCACATCCAAGTCACCCGTCTATGCGGGCCAGCACCAGCACCCCAACATGTACATGCCATACCCCCACCACTCCACTCACCTGCCTCAGATGCACACCTTGTCCACCAGGGGCAGCGTACCTCGGCCCACCCTGTCCCTGGGAGGCTCCACCCCTCCCCACCAGGTCAGCCCCCCACTCCACAGCCAGACTCACCTGGGGGGGATGCAGCATCAGCATCAGCAGCACTCCATGGCCATGACACACCCCCCCGCCATCACACAG GCCTACTCCCTCCAGTCAGAGTATCAGCCAATGATGAACAGGGGAGCCATGATGTCATCACCAGTGGACTACCAGCAGCTGGGCCCACACCATCACCCGTCTCTGGACTGGAGCGCCCATTACCATGGCAACGG GACTCCTCAGCCAGACAAGACTTTGTACCTGACTTAG